A portion of the Sulfuricurvum kujiense DSM 16994 genome contains these proteins:
- a CDS encoding DUF2393 family protein → MSMSPLTIWHYLLIAVLILLLLIGFLVSLRTNSKFSVFTTISLTLMLIGFFTWRSINENVYIVEVSQLDQERFYQSEQIVLKGIVRNVGNYPVANVIATVKLINSHGGVGGKQSLFTQPSVFAQIYEGDNPNFKRQTVEKEELVADYLNPGKAKPFTIIMKYPSYFKHATFDVTAKAAY, encoded by the coding sequence ATGTCGATGAGCCCGTTAACTATTTGGCATTATCTTTTAATTGCCGTTTTAATACTTCTATTACTGATTGGATTTCTTGTCTCCCTTCGTACAAACTCCAAATTTTCAGTTTTTACTACAATATCTCTTACTCTTATGCTGATTGGATTTTTTACCTGGAGATCTATTAATGAAAATGTCTATATCGTGGAAGTCTCTCAACTGGATCAGGAGCGCTTTTATCAATCTGAACAGATTGTTCTCAAAGGGATCGTACGCAATGTCGGAAACTATCCGGTAGCCAATGTCATCGCTACCGTCAAACTGATCAACTCTCATGGCGGAGTCGGCGGGAAGCAATCTTTATTTACACAGCCATCCGTTTTTGCCCAAATATATGAGGGAGACAATCCTAATTTTAAACGCCAGACAGTCGAAAAAGAGGAACTTGTCGCTGATTATTTAAATCCTGGAAAGGCAAAGCCCTTTACGATTATTATGAAATACCCGTCATACTTTAAACACGCTACGTTTGATGTCACGGCAAAAGCAGCCTATTAA
- the hisIE gene encoding bifunctional phosphoribosyl-AMP cyclohydrolase/phosphoribosyl-ATP diphosphatase HisIE produces MNLDLIDWQKSELLPVIVQDSTTLEVLMMAYMNREALELSLSTRIAHYYSRSKKRLWKKGESSGHLQHIEQFLLDCDNDTLLLIVRQEGVACHTGRKSCFFTNIESGEAISRPLIDTAATYGIIDELYHTILSRKNADPSTSWTAKLLSKGDNTILKKVVEEAGEFSFAIKDGNEDEIIYECADLVYHVLVALGHKNISPDRIKQELARRFGMSGIAEKNSREQ; encoded by the coding sequence ATGAATCTCGACCTTATCGATTGGCAAAAATCGGAACTTCTTCCCGTAATCGTTCAAGACTCCACGACACTGGAAGTCTTGATGATGGCCTATATGAACCGCGAAGCATTGGAGCTCTCTTTATCGACGCGGATCGCTCACTATTATTCCCGCTCCAAAAAACGGCTTTGGAAAAAAGGGGAGTCCAGCGGACATCTTCAGCATATCGAACAATTCTTGCTCGATTGCGATAACGACACCCTCTTGCTGATTGTCCGCCAAGAAGGGGTGGCCTGCCATACCGGACGCAAATCGTGTTTCTTTACCAATATCGAAAGCGGTGAGGCGATTAGCCGGCCCCTAATCGATACAGCGGCGACTTACGGTATCATTGATGAACTTTATCACACCATCTTGTCACGTAAAAATGCTGACCCCTCTACCTCTTGGACAGCTAAACTGCTCAGCAAAGGGGACAACACCATCCTTAAAAAAGTAGTCGAAGAGGCAGGAGAGTTTAGTTTTGCGATCAAAGACGGCAACGAAGATGAAATTATTTATGAATGTGCCGATTTAGTGTATCACGTCTTAGTAGCACTCGGACATAAAAATATATCTCCCGATCGTATCAAACAAGAGCTTGCCCGACGATTTGGGATGAGTGGGATTGCGGAGAAAAACTCGCGGGAACAATGA
- the dapB gene encoding 4-hydroxy-tetrahydrodipicolinate reductase translates to MIRAGVFGAGGRVGKLLIEDLHNENEISLGAVYVRNELNFSIDPSVLVTNDMATLLKGSDVIIDFSLPEATQLLLEQAIEHPTPLVIGTTGMDVHQMNLLKSASESMPILYATNMSLGVALLNKLVHMAAKTLEGFDIEIVEQHHRHKKDAPSGTALTLAHSAAAGRNLDLDAVRVSGRNGNIGERTKDEIAVMALRGGDIVGRHTVGFYNDGEFVELHHTATSRNTFSKGAIRAAKWLVGKPNGLYSIQDCLELA, encoded by the coding sequence ATGATTAGAGCAGGTGTATTTGGCGCTGGCGGGCGTGTTGGAAAACTGTTGATCGAAGATTTGCATAATGAAAATGAAATCTCATTGGGTGCAGTTTATGTCCGTAATGAACTCAATTTTTCCATCGACCCTTCGGTGTTAGTAACCAATGATATGGCGACATTGCTGAAAGGGAGTGATGTTATTATCGATTTTTCATTGCCCGAAGCGACACAGCTTTTACTGGAACAGGCAATTGAGCACCCTACGCCGCTGGTGATAGGCACAACTGGGATGGATGTACACCAAATGAATTTGCTGAAATCTGCAAGCGAGTCAATGCCGATTTTATATGCTACGAACATGTCGTTGGGGGTCGCTCTTCTGAATAAATTGGTTCATATGGCGGCCAAAACGCTTGAGGGTTTTGATATCGAGATTGTAGAGCAGCATCATCGCCATAAAAAAGATGCTCCGAGTGGAACGGCACTTACCCTTGCCCATTCAGCGGCAGCAGGACGGAATCTCGATCTTGATGCCGTTCGTGTCAGCGGACGTAACGGGAATATCGGTGAGCGAACCAAAGACGAGATTGCGGTCATGGCATTGCGCGGGGGAGATATCGTCGGTCGTCATACGGTCGGCTTTTACAATGACGGAGAGTTTGTAGAGTTGCACCATACGGCAACGAGTCGAAATACTTTCTCAAAAGGTGCTATTCGTGCCGCAAAATGGCTGGTCGGAAAACCCAACGGCCTTTACAGTATCCAAGACTGTTTAGAACTAGCATAA
- the purF gene encoding amidophosphoribosyltransferase, with protein sequence MRSLNEKCAVVGIFDHPEASKLAYFSLHALQHRGQEAAGISTGDGEKLYTIKDRGLVTQVFDTQKLNTLKGHMAIGHTRYSTAGDDSILDAQPVFARYDLGEMSIVHNGNLTNAKEVRDALIKKGAIFQTYMDTENLIHLIAKSDQHHLTDRIIDAVKKIEGAYSLVFLSRTKMFAMRDPHGFRPLSLGRVGDGYVVASETCAFDLIGAEYIRDVEPGELLIFEKGKAPKSIKVFEPTPKHCIFEYVYFARPDSNVYNQNVYEMRKAMGKALAQEQPIEADMVVPVPDGGVPAAIGYSQQSGIPFEMAIMRNHYIGRTFIEPTQEMRDLKVKMKLSPINDLIRGKRLIVIDDSIVRGTTSRQIVRMLKAAGASEVHMRISSPPTTDPCYYGVDTPDKEKLIAANMTNEEICAFIEADSLGYLSNEALLASVNGKEENYCTACFTGKYII encoded by the coding sequence GTGCGTAGCTTAAATGAAAAATGTGCAGTAGTCGGAATTTTCGACCATCCGGAAGCCTCAAAATTGGCTTATTTTTCCCTCCATGCCCTTCAGCACCGTGGGCAGGAAGCAGCCGGAATCAGTACCGGAGACGGTGAAAAACTTTATACGATTAAAGACCGCGGGTTGGTAACGCAGGTATTTGATACTCAAAAACTCAATACCCTCAAAGGGCATATGGCAATCGGGCATACTCGTTATTCTACAGCGGGTGATGATTCGATCCTCGATGCACAGCCGGTATTTGCCCGCTACGATTTGGGTGAAATGTCGATTGTTCACAACGGAAATCTCACCAATGCCAAAGAAGTTAGGGATGCGTTGATCAAAAAAGGGGCGATTTTTCAAACCTATATGGATACGGAAAATCTGATCCATTTGATTGCTAAAAGTGACCAGCACCATTTGACCGATCGAATCATTGATGCGGTCAAAAAGATCGAGGGTGCGTATTCGCTTGTGTTCTTGAGCCGTACGAAAATGTTTGCAATGCGCGATCCGCACGGATTCCGTCCGCTCAGTCTCGGACGTGTCGGGGACGGATATGTGGTTGCTTCTGAAACGTGTGCGTTTGATTTGATCGGTGCGGAATACATTCGCGACGTTGAACCGGGCGAACTGTTGATTTTTGAAAAAGGGAAAGCTCCTAAATCTATCAAAGTATTTGAGCCTACTCCTAAACATTGTATTTTTGAATACGTCTATTTCGCCCGCCCGGATTCAAACGTATATAACCAAAATGTTTATGAAATGCGTAAAGCGATGGGGAAAGCATTGGCGCAAGAGCAACCGATCGAAGCCGATATGGTAGTCCCGGTACCTGATGGCGGAGTCCCGGCAGCCATCGGTTACTCGCAACAAAGCGGAATTCCGTTTGAGATGGCAATCATGCGTAACCATTATATCGGGCGCACGTTTATCGAACCTACACAAGAGATGCGGGATTTGAAAGTTAAAATGAAACTTTCTCCGATCAATGATCTTATTCGCGGTAAGCGGTTGATTGTTATTGATGACTCTATCGTACGCGGAACGACCAGCCGTCAAATCGTCCGTATGCTTAAAGCGGCCGGGGCGAGTGAAGTGCATATGCGTATTTCCAGCCCGCCGACGACTGATCCGTGCTACTATGGCGTCGATACCCCCGATAAAGAGAAACTGATTGCGGCCAATATGACCAACGAAGAGATATGCGCGTTCATTGAGGCCGATTCGTTAGGCTATCTGAGCAATGAAGCACTTTTGGCGAGTGTTAACGGCAAGGAAGAGAACTACTGTACAGCTTGTTTCACCGGCAAGTACATTATTTAA
- a CDS encoding TIGR01212 family radical SAM protein (This family includes YhcC from E. coli K-12, an uncharacterized radical SAM protein.) — protein sequence MRTQIFTFGQYLHRRFGAKVSKVPVSISGFTCPNIDGSVAKGGCTFCENDSFSPSLDRARELKGFYLNLQSTSNPHLEKQLQQLEWQFQALSSRLSDENNAQKFLVYFQSFTNTYAPLETLKALYEKALTFDNVVGLSIGTRSDSISDETFEYLADLSQKTEIWIEFGIQSIYDTTLERINRGHDSANVKEAIRKAKSYGLNVCGHLIFGLPGETKEMMLETAKEAYALGIDSVKYHPLYVVKRTALANEYARGEFEPIDEELYLEVLREAIVLKPSHVSVQRISAGIGDESLIAPQWCKDKNRQLRSINKALESVGLKY from the coding sequence ATGCGTACTCAAATTTTTACATTCGGGCAATATCTGCATCGCCGTTTCGGGGCAAAAGTTTCAAAGGTCCCCGTATCAATTTCGGGATTCACCTGCCCTAATATAGACGGCAGTGTTGCCAAAGGTGGATGTACTTTTTGTGAAAATGATTCTTTTAGCCCAAGCTTGGATCGAGCACGCGAACTAAAGGGATTTTATCTCAATCTTCAATCAACCTCCAACCCTCATTTAGAAAAACAGCTACAGCAGCTTGAATGGCAATTTCAAGCCCTTTCATCTCGTTTGAGTGATGAAAATAATGCCCAGAAGTTTTTAGTCTATTTTCAGAGTTTTACCAACACTTACGCTCCTCTGGAAACACTCAAAGCCCTTTATGAAAAAGCGCTGACATTCGATAATGTAGTCGGACTTAGTATCGGAACCCGTTCGGACAGTATCAGTGATGAGACATTTGAATATTTGGCTGACCTTTCGCAAAAGACGGAAATATGGATTGAGTTCGGGATCCAGTCCATTTATGATACTACGTTGGAACGTATCAATCGGGGACATGACAGCGCCAATGTAAAAGAGGCGATACGAAAAGCAAAATCGTATGGACTGAATGTTTGCGGACATCTGATTTTCGGTCTTCCGGGCGAAACGAAAGAGATGATGCTGGAAACCGCGAAAGAGGCGTATGCGCTCGGTATCGATTCGGTTAAATATCATCCTTTGTATGTCGTAAAACGGACGGCTTTGGCAAATGAGTATGCACGGGGCGAGTTTGAACCGATAGACGAAGAGCTTTATTTAGAAGTTCTAAGAGAAGCGATCGTATTAAAACCGTCCCATGTCAGTGTCCAGCGCATCAGCGCCGGTATCGGTGATGAGAGCTTGATTGCTCCGCAATGGTGCAAAGATAAAAATAGGCAACTCCGCTCCATCAATAAAGCGCTAGAATCGGTTGGCCTAAAATACTAG
- a CDS encoding DUF2393 domain-containing protein: MKTKIIDFIHHLIIYDYLLFGGIFILFLLFLVLAIALRHKMALAVLFVVLAFGTLTAGSVAGYIQLHKYLFKNKIILHEVKALQYTEALLIKGDINNTSKRSFKECTITTGVYKVTHNKYLDRVYPYVPFKKSSQKFIKPIPPGESKPFKLFVEPFRYTKDYNITIKAECR, from the coding sequence ATGAAAACAAAAATAATCGATTTTATACACCACCTCATCATCTACGATTACCTCCTTTTCGGAGGAATTTTTATTTTATTTCTTTTATTTTTGGTATTGGCCATCGCCCTTCGCCACAAAATGGCTTTAGCGGTTCTTTTTGTTGTCTTAGCGTTCGGAACGCTAACCGCAGGATCTGTTGCAGGGTATATTCAACTGCATAAATACCTTTTTAAAAATAAAATCATTCTTCATGAAGTGAAAGCGCTTCAATATACGGAAGCCCTTTTGATTAAAGGCGATATCAACAACACATCAAAACGCTCTTTTAAGGAGTGCACCATTACTACAGGCGTCTATAAAGTGACTCACAATAAATATTTGGATCGTGTTTATCCCTACGTTCCTTTTAAAAAATCCTCACAAAAGTTTATCAAGCCTATCCCTCCGGGCGAATCAAAACCGTTTAAACTTTTTGTTGAACCGTTCCGATATACTAAAGACTACAATATCACTATAAAGGCGGAATGTCGATGA